A window of Pseudomonas monteilii contains these coding sequences:
- a CDS encoding ABC transporter substrate-binding protein, with translation MCLALLTLICPLGSLSAHEVLVVGAREEPGMRAFADALQARRPADHVRFEAVTQLPRPAQLTPETRVILLDADALEWRLGEQAGPPALALRVSRVQAQRRLGLARPGFLSLLWSDPPLDRQLRLIRYLLPSARRIGVLHGNDSGFLLAELTRAAAPLNLEIVPQAWPQPSDNRPLQQVLAGSDVLLGMDDPDVYNSTTAKNVLLSSYGRQLALIGPSAGFVRAGALATTYSDQQDWLSELDRLLDRAPATWPRSHYPTHFGVLGNQQVARALGLGPIDTKAAELALAEEGTRP, from the coding sequence GTGTGCCTGGCCTTGCTGACGCTGATCTGCCCGCTGGGTTCGCTTTCGGCGCACGAGGTACTGGTGGTCGGAGCCCGGGAGGAACCTGGCATGCGCGCATTCGCCGACGCCCTGCAAGCACGTCGCCCGGCCGACCATGTGCGCTTCGAAGCCGTGACGCAGCTGCCCCGCCCTGCCCAGCTGACGCCGGAAACGCGGGTGATCCTGCTCGACGCCGACGCGCTGGAATGGCGGCTGGGCGAGCAGGCCGGGCCCCCTGCCCTCGCCTTGCGTGTCAGCCGGGTCCAGGCGCAGCGCCGCCTGGGCCTGGCGCGGCCCGGGTTTCTCAGCCTGTTGTGGAGCGATCCACCCCTGGACCGGCAGTTGCGCCTGATCCGCTACCTGCTGCCATCGGCACGTCGGATCGGGGTGCTGCACGGCAACGACAGCGGCTTTCTGCTGGCCGAGCTCACCCGCGCTGCCGCACCACTCAACCTGGAGATCGTGCCCCAGGCCTGGCCGCAGCCGAGCGACAACCGTCCCTTGCAACAGGTCCTGGCAGGCAGCGACGTCTTGCTCGGAATGGACGATCCGGACGTCTACAACTCGACGACCGCCAAGAACGTGCTGCTGAGCAGCTACGGTCGACAACTGGCCCTGATCGGCCCGAGCGCGGGCTTCGTGCGCGCGGGGGCCCTGGCCACCACCTACAGCGACCAGCAGGACTGGCTGAGCGAGCTCGATCGCCTGCTCGACCGCGCCCCGGCCACCTGGCCGCGCAGTCATTACCCGACGCACTTCGGCGTGCTCGGCAACCAGCAGGTGGCTCGGGCCCTCGGCCTTGGTCCCATCGACACGAAGGCCGCCGAGCTGGCCCTGGCCGAAGAAGGCACACGCCCATGA